The following are from one region of the Lepeophtheirus salmonis chromosome 8, UVic_Lsal_1.4, whole genome shotgun sequence genome:
- the LOC121123373 gene encoding cuticle protein 8-like: MKSFIAVSALLAVAMSAPADPYRPAPYHPAPAPYHPAPAYKPTPYHPAPSYKEDPAVYQYQYAVSDEYAGLNFGADEARDGYSTQGKYSVALPDGRIQTVSYNVADAYSGYVADVTYSGEAKYEPYHPAPSPYKSAPVYHAAPAPYKPAPVYHPAPVYHA, encoded by the exons ATGAAA TCCTTCATTGCTGTATCTGCTCTTTTGGCTGTTGCCATGTCCGCTCCCGCTGACCCCTACAGACCAGCTCCTTACCATCCAGCTCCTGCTCCTTATCATCCTGCTCCAGCCTACAAACCCACTCCTTATCACCCAGCTCCTTCCTACAAGGAAGATCCGGCCGTCTACCAATACCAATATGCTGTCAGTGATGAATATGCTGGACTCAACTTTGGAGCTGATGAGGCCCGTGATGGATACTCCACCCAAGGAAAGTACTCTGTTGCACTTCCTGACGGTCGCATCCAAACTGTGTCCTACAACGTTGCTGATGCTTACTCTGGCTATGTTGCTGACGTTACCTACTCTGGAGAGGCCAAATACGAGCCATACCACCCTGCACCATCTCCTTACAAGTCTGCTCCCGTCTACCATGCTGCTCCAGCTCCCTACAAGCCAGCTCCCGTCTACCACCCTGCTCCTGTCTACCATGCTTAA